Part of the Vigna angularis cultivar LongXiaoDou No.4 chromosome 1, ASM1680809v1, whole genome shotgun sequence genome, ttttaagtACCATATAGTATGGTTAAGTGTAGTTACAATAGAGTTCATTGAACTATGCCCAGCCCTACTACCATCCACACATCACTCACCACTTTGAGGTGCCATGGGATAGCCCTGAGCCAATTATACGGCTCATGGTAAAGGCACAAATTTAATGCAGCCACATGGAGGTCACACAAAACCGTCAACGTAGCATGGTAGTAGACATAAAGTCAGAAGAATCTGGAGTACCAAGGCTTTGTTTGGTTAccatttataaaatcaaatttcagtttttttagttttgataagtGTTTAGTTAAACGGTATTTTAAATAACGAacgtgttttataaaaaatacaacagTCAGTTAAACCACAACTGAACCTCTGTTCTAAGAGTGTGAAAGGAGAGAATGAgagaatgtaaaaaaaaacttggCTTTAAGTTTTTAtcatttgtatttaaaatttttatactttttagttaagtatttattgtttaaatttttctttaattagacaattaaataattatctggtttcgtttttttatatttatatattaaaaatatgaaaatttacaattaatataattatttattactttatactgattataatattattttattaatcataatTTAATCAAGATGAcgtgataaataaaaatattataataaaaattcaattaaaaatataaattttttgaatatttggtataaaaataatggacaaaaatttaactaaaaatatctaaatttccGAACGGCTAAAAATTTAACTAAGgcaaaaaaaatgataaaatcataaaatgagcaaacaataaataaatatatcaagGAAACAAagcaattttttattatgtaattattttaagaaatctagtataagaaaatgtttgatgttttaagataaaattgttgaccattacaaaataaaatttgcaatatttacttatttatttttatattattaaaaaatttaatttatttatgatccTAATCCCTCAGATTCACTCAATGAATAATACGTGTAAGTTCCAATGAAAAGGCGCCACGTCAGATTCAAAGTTTGACAATCGACATGGACATCGTGGTTGTGTTGTGCAGCTGCAACAGTAGGTGTAGTAGTTAGCACCCTGTTTGGTTTGGTTAATAGTTCAATTAccatattaattatttctcaTCCATCGCTGCTAAATctcttttgattcttcttctccACCTTCACTTCACGCCCATAACCTAATCTCTGCTAACCCACTTTTCTCTGTCGCCAAACACACCATCCATTCATCATGTTCATCATGATTGGGGGAAACCCCAGACCCCTTTTGCTCCTTTCGCTTCTGCTTTTGGTGTTCTTTTCTTCCTCAACCCAATCTCTTCGATTCGAACTCCAATCTGGCCACACCAAATGCATATCCGAAGACATCAAGAGCAATTCCATGACGGTCGGCAAGTACCTTATCGTCAATCACAACGAGGGTCAACCTCTGCCCGATTCCCACAGAGTCACCGTTCGGGTATTTTCATAAACCCCACTGccaaaaattgaaactttttcgGGCCCAGTAGTGAATCGGATCGTGTTCTCTGGTTTCTCGTTAAATGCTAATCCtgcttcttttttattttttgttaggtGACTTCGTCGTACGGGAACAACTATCACTACGGGGATCGCGTTCAGACGGGGCAGTTTGCGTTCGCGGCAGCGGAGGCTGGAGATTACATGTCTTGTTTTTGGGCGATAGATCACAATCCCCCGATAACGTTGACTGTGGATTTTGATTGGAAAACCGGTGTAGCAGCCAAGGATTGGTCTAATGTTGCTAAAAAGGGGCAAATTGATGTGAGTAATCCGACACTACTGTGTTTCTAGCGGTTAATTTTTGTGTAGAGTATAGTGTTATGATTTCTATGCTGAAAGATTTGGAGAAAAGATGAATTTGTTTTGCAAGATTTACTTGGTAGTTGCATTCCAACAAATAGTTTTCGTAAGAGAGCTTATTTGAATGAATTCAGTATTACTATGAGGATCTCATGGCAAATAACTTGAAAGAGTTGGTTTTTAACCGAGTAAAATTACATAGTGTGATCCATGAAGGATCTCTTCTTTTAGGATAAGGTTTTGTTGCTGTTGTTGTGTTACTCATGTACAACTATAAGTCGAGTCTTTCAGTCAATTACCTAGCTTATGCTGCATATACTGACAAGAAATGAATGATcctctttttttcatttactgCCTCAAGCTCAATCTAATCTGATCAATCAAGTAATGTCTGATTTCCCTTACCAGTGGTAGAAATCTGTATTAGTACTAAACATTAGTCTCACTCATGAAATTTCTAGTTATGGTAGGCTTATAGGGCATGATACGTACCTAATCATGGAAATCGTTTTACTTTATAATGTGAATATTGAATGGAAACCACATTCATCCGTACAAATGTGTCACATATTTTCCCTACCTATAAATTTTTGTCTACCtcccatttattttatttttataagtgGTAGTCAGCTCTTTTTTCTTTGGCTTATTCTCTGTTTACAAATTTGGCTTTCTTGAATGAttgcattattattttaatttgtattgttCCTCCACACTATCTATCTATTTTCTGGAGTTTACTTCAGTCCGGTTGATTTCACTAAAATTTATGCCATATTCTTGAACAAACCAAAACCCACTCAAAGCCTTCCCATCCCACCCATTTGTTACTTGTGGCATAACGTAACAGACTCTTTGATTTTCAATTACATTGCAAGAAGTTGCAATATTTGTTGACAGAATGTtcgataaaagaaaataaaaattctcataTCAATTTAATTCACCTATACCAGGTAATGGAGCTAGAGCTAAGGAAGCTGCAAGATTCTGTTGCTTCCATTCATGACGAGATGTTTTATCTTCGTGAAAGGTAACCAAGCATTGCctgaaaatttttaattgaatactCTGACATGGGAAAGTgaataaaacattattcttGTTTCTGGAATTACTTATTGATGGAATATTGTAAAATCATTATTCTTACTATTTTGTGCCATTCAATTTGCAGAGAAGAAGAAATGCAGGAACTGAACAGGGCAACCAATAGCAGAATGTTCTGGCTGAGTTTGCTTTCGCTCTTTGTCTGCTTATCAGTAGCAGGGATGCAACTATGGCACCTGAAGACATTCTTCGAGAAAAAGAAACtcatttgaaattttgtgaTAGTTTACATTTTTCCTATGTGATCTTGTAAAATATTCCAGCATTAATTTATCCAGAGGATACGCATAACGGTAGTCAGTATGATCTCAAAAATCACAAGTATATTCCTTTGTTAAACGCATATCAGGCTTATGGCAATACGATTTTCAAAGGAAATTTTGGCGTTCTTCAATCCAAGTGGctctttattatgttttacaACAAGCCTTTAGCAAACATCTCGGTCCGTTTGGTAGAGAGGAGAAAGTTAGAGTACATGAGAATTGGAAAAATGTGAAGGAAATAGGtgagaaagaaaatacaaaacagttgaatttgatttaagagaaacatagaagaagaaaaaagtaaaagatactAAAATGTGACAAATGGAGGGGAAAATTTAAGTTGGTTTCAATTTTTTGGGATTTTTGTATAGAGATCTATACTTCATATTGAGAAACGTCTTTACATATTGAGATCTATACTTTTATTTAGctataaaagtatttatagcTAAATATACTgcttaatagaatattttaggAAAACGAAGTTCCAAGAAGTTACAACGTGTTTGGATAGAAATTTCATAAAATGATGATTCGTTTTTTAGACTATCTAAAATATGTTATGGGGAAGTATGATTTTTGGATAAGATAATTAgaagtttatgaaaatatatttaattatttaaaattccttaaataacttttaaaaattgaatattaagaatttgacatattttatcctctttgttttttatttctgtttctttcatttttatttctacgtttctctctctttttgtcCTATTTCTTTGTTCTTTCGAACCCTTTTCGTTATTGATTTATTTCtgttctttcattttaaaattgtttttcttcaataaatGAGTTAAGATGGGTCattatatacacacacacacatatatatatatatatatatatatatatatatatatatatatatatatatatatatatatatatatatatatatatatatatatgtatatatatatatattttgaaattacaCGATTACTTGTTAGCATATTGACTTCAGTTTAATACATTAGAATGTTACtcaaaataatagaaaatcatTTACATGGTGGAAGGATGTAAAGAAAGTATGCAGAGACAAAGGTAAAAATGGATGGTTTAATGAGAAAACTAAAAGGAATCTTGGTAACAAAAATGAAGTAAGGTTCAGACATCTGGATGGAACAACAACAGAGGCCATTGTCTACtaagtttaatatattattcataatatCATAACAGAAATTGAATACTGTTAGATAGGAAAGTGGGAGGAAGGAATATGGATGGGGAGTTTAATAGGAGAAGAGAGTTGCTTGTCTCCCATATACATACTTCTGTTCAATTGCAGGATGTTTGATTGGGTATGAAAATTGCAATTGATGAGTGAGAATTAATAGTGTTTTCCCTGAGTTAGCAGAAACACGTTTCTATCAGCATAAATAGAGGCAGTGTGTATTCAATAAAGAACTATGGTTTAGATTGTAGTTTGCAATTATCTGGTGTATATGGAAAGAGGGAAATAGGTGTTTGATGGAACGGAAACTGTTTTGCGGACAGGATGTGATGCAACGCATCAAGATGTATATTGAAAGTGGTATAAACTGACTGATAAGGAGAGATGTCCAACGTTTATCCAATGGTGTGCCAACCCTGAAACATGTATAAGAAACTTGTTTTACTAATGAGTTGGCTATGTGAAAGTTTGAAAATAGGATCTTGTATTTTGTAGTTGTTAGGTCACTAGGTTCTCTATGTTTGGGGTTTTGACCGCGTCTGTGAACTAAGGAACTATGTAGGAAACAAAATTCTTTGATTGTTCAGTTTAAGTTAAACGTAAAAGGGAGGTCTACCTTGTAccctatatataatatattatgtatcattgcaggaaaaaaaaaacatattgcttacagtttaattttaaattgtatgtaGATAAGACTTTAATATGAAAGATTAAAGGTCAATCGGTAGGTAATATTTAAACTATGGAAGGAATTAACTTtttactgtaaataaaatacctttgtgcaaaaagaaaaagaagaaaaggttttaggcAGGAAGTACGATTGGAGGTTGCAGCTATTTACTCCTGACGGTCTTCACATCTACAACTCAAAATAACAGTTTTCCCCCACTTGAATTCACGTGAAAACCACCAATAAGAAACTGCTACCAGAATTGCAATCCCAAAAAAGTTGGTAGCATTTAATACCAAAGGAAACTATCACTATCTTTTTAAACGAAAGATGAAACATAAAACAACGGATTGCATGAAGTGACCTACTTGCTCAATTTGTTTGTACACTTGAAACGCTTTACACATAGGCAACAAATTGCATGCGCTCTCACTTGAAAGAGACGAGAGCttaaatgagataaaaataCTAGAAACCAAAGGCAGGCAATTAAAATCACCTGTTCTGCTCATTAATCCAAACAGTTGAAAACAAGTATTGACTTTGCAGGATTTCCAGTTGGCCCAATCACTCCATAAATGCCGCAGCAAACCAGATGGTagtgataaataaataatctgAATTTCTGAACAAATTAATGCTATTAGACATTTATGATGCAAACAAATGCCAGTGATGATCTGAATGTAAATTCTCCTTGATCTTTTCAAGACGTTTAAGGATCTCTATGAAGGGTGGTCTCTGATTCACGTCATGAGCCCAACACTGTTCCGTTAATCTACGAACACGAAAGGCCAAAGTTCATTAGATTACTTCTATGATCCAGGGCTGCTCTAAACGAAATAAATGTTTGCTTGCTATAACTACTAATAGCCTAATTTACAAATCATACCAGAACATCTAGTGAAATGGTCAGAAAGAGTTAAATCATATTAATGCCAGTCAACTGGTGGTTTGTGAAGTTAGATGTACTGAACAGCAATAGTAAGCGTTGTCAAGATTCTTCCATTTATGGTAAAGGGTGGCAAAATCATAATCATTATTGACCATCCCTTTAAGTGTGAAGGTAAAAAATGGGACAATGAAACTAAGATGTCTTTCGTGACAATTGGGCAATATAAATAGCAATCCTAGCAATGGCGTATCGCATGGCTTTAGATATCATAGAACATTTGCTCAAATCACTACTTGAGTATGTACAGttgaaaatttcaaatcaaaccaaataGTAAATAAACCAAAGAGAAGAAATCAGTCCTAAGTCAGATGTTGAACAAATGGGAGGTCAGACTGAACATGTCAAGAATATGATCAATTGAATGCATTGCTCTGAGCTGAAGTATATTCCTCTAATCGAAGCATCTTGTAAGTCCGTTTATAAGACCCGTCTAAAGTAGGTGGACTTCTGACAGTACCGATTTTAAGATATACGCCAGGACATCACGAAACacatttgagtttttttaaagTAATGTAAAGGACTTACTTTCTCGAAAGCTGCAGCTATAAGATGCACGCCTAGAAATGATTTATACATCTCAAATATGGCTTGTTACGAGAAAGCCATTTTATACATCTCAAACTTTAGAAGAATGATAGCAACACAAGCTCTTGACCATTTGGTCAAAAAGAGAATGACATCATGCCAAGAGCTACCTTTAAAAATAGAGAGCTAGAAAATTGAATAATGTATCATAAACGACTTACTCTTGCAATTCATTGATATAACCCTTTGACCGAAATGAAGGCCTTTGACCCTCAGCAGCACGTTTTGCTCCATCATAAGGCTCGAGATTTGCAAAAGGTGGTTCACCTTCAAGCATCTGCATGAAATAAAGGTATCATGCATTATAATTAGCTCAAATTGTATCAGATAAAATTTCTGCATTTAAGCAAGCGGAATTACCTCATACAAAATCATTGCAAAGGAGTACACATCAACCTTCTTATCATATCTCCGATGTTTGAACACTTCAGGAGCCATATAGCGGTCTTTTTTCATCCCcaaggaaataaaattaagttttgcATAAGAATGgatactaatattttaaaagaatttcagAGAATACTCACAGCTCCCAGTTTCACCGGTCATCTTGTATACATCATGAGAACTCTGGATAGTGATAAGCTTACTCAATCCAAAATCTCCAACTTTTAAATGGTCGGCACTAGTATTGACTAAAAGAACATTCctgaaattttagaaaataaacttTAACATATAATACAGTGGCTTTTTAATTCCAGCTGGATgattttaagacaaaatttagTCAACCTAGtttcttcaatttgtttatAAGCCATATATGATAAGGACCCAAACATTGGGAAACTCACCATAAAAAATTCGACATTAAGGAGAGAAAACTAAACACTTAGATATCTATTGAGCATCTCATTCTACTCAATGTGGGATTAGGCTTTTGATAATATCTAAGTCCTTATCTTAGCACCATCCCAAAGAGTCAACATCTTAGCGGGTTTCACCCTACAACACCCTCAAAAGCTAGGCAGCTTTCACTCTACAACACTTTGCTCCCGTCTTGGTATCTACAACCAACTCTGATACCAATACATAAACACTCAAGAACTTGGAAATTTACTCCCAAAAGTTATATACTAAGGAAGGAAGATCCAAACATTTAAATACTAGTATCCTATATTACTTGATGCAGTATTTAGGCACCTTATAATAACCAAGTCTTTATCACAATGCATCTTGACATGCTGTCATAGCATGTTGTCCATAATATTTTCACATATAAGTTGCATATAACCAACATACCTTGGCTTTAGGTCCCGATGAATTATAACATTTGGTTCATTGTGAAGATAGGCCATTCCTCTGCAAAACAATATCCACAAAATATACTTTAGCATATCGATCAAATTAAGTGAAAATGAATGTATACAGATTCCTCTGGATTTACTAATTCAATTATCTTGGTTGATAAAATACAGGTTGATATTAAATTGGCTTAGTTATACACTGGCCATATTATttgatggagatgaaggaggcTAGTTAAAGCCAAATACAAGTGATGCATTGGTAATTCTTGTTGGTCCAGGTCCAGGTCCAGTGAAAAGAGCTTGTACGCCTATTAGATCTAAAAGACCATGGCAAACCTAGTAGCTAAAATTCGTAGTCACAGATACCGTTTGGACAGTATGGTCTACTTGATGAAGCTTTGGAAGACTAAATGGAGTAGTTTAGGCTATGTTAGAAAGTGAACCATAACTTAAATAATTAGTTGAAATTAATGAGTCTTGAATAATCGATAAGGTCTAATTCGAGCTAGTAAAagtttatgattttctttcgCCAGTTGGTTATGGATTTTAGGTTAGTTTctgtgtcttttgttttaattatgatcaaatttTTATCAGTTATGTTTTGCCCATGTACAGTAAGAACAAGATTTATTTTAGGAGTTGAACATTAATTTGACTAAGAAGTTTCAAATATCCATTAGAGTTTCTTTTCTCCTTAGGGGTTGTAAAATACTACTAGCACCAAGAATCGAGATGATTCATGTGGTAAGTTCCTCACAGACTGCAAAAATTCTCATGGGGTCAAAGTTTACCATTTCTGGTTAGCTGGTGAACATTATTGTGGGATTTAGGAATTTCAATTGAAGACTTGCTTTTGTGTTGTCCACATACCTCTTATCCATCTTGTTTTCTGCGTTAGTTTGATATCAGAGGTTCTTGATTGTGGgctaaatattattcttttggtagtttcatatttaaaaacgAGTACTAAAAAAGCCACTTGTGCATTTTGAACTTTATTCCTTATATTCCtcaattatttttctcatttctacATCCTTTTTTGTTTGTTGACAGTTTGTCAGAgttatttctatttctttcatATCCTTATTGGTAAATTATCAGTTTTTATGAATTCTCTTGGTCACCATTACTGGAATCATCATCAacccttcttcttcatccatactttttttttattatttgttaatttgtaACCATAAAGTTGTCGCATTCATCTCTTGTCAATTATCCATCTTAGATATTCTAGATTTGCCCACACATTCAATCAACCAAGTATTTTCCCTTAATCTTTCTATAACCCTGAATTGTTTTCACTTTTACATAAGCATTCTAAAAAAGGAAACAgaatagaaaaaagaagagCATATgctaaaaaagaaagaaaagaaaaagaaccaaAAGCTAAAAAAGGACTTTGTACTTTAAAAAATTCTTCTGTTTTTATCTTTGCCCACAAAAGTGTTTGGAATGGTCCTAAGCCCCTTTGTACCTGCCAGCTAGCAACTGGGATATTACTCTCGATCTTATTTAGTGATATTTAAGCTCTCCACTGAAAGAATTGACCGGTGGAAGTCAAAGGAGTATGCTATTATTAGAGGCTAAAAGTCAAATCGAGCTAACAAATACGAGTGTGTATGATCCTTATTTGAGCGCATACATGGGAGAATATTATTGTGAGACTTTCTATTTTGTTCACTAACAGATTTTATCATAACTTTTAATTCAAGATACAAAGAGGAATAAGAAGATGATTATTTGATCTTGAAAGCTATGCATCTACGATTAGAGCACATGAATACCGTGTTAGAAGAAATAAAGGAATGACTGAAAAGGCAAAGTAAGCAAATCGCAAGCTCAAAATGAAATTAGGATAGATAATGATGGGTGGTAACAAGTTAGCTAATATCCGGATTACTGAGAGGACTTTGAATGATAATAAGAGTGAGTTGAGGTTTCGGGCCAAGAAAGGGTTGAAGAGAGACGAGGAGCTGCTGTGGCTGGAGCACAATGACGCCGGTCAGAAGATCGACGGGTGTTATATAACAGATGTAAGAATAACTGGAGATCATTTTGGTAATTTCTTTTGACGTGGTTTAATTTTTCAATGGTAATTTCCTTCAATCCTCCTTCTctaatgtatttaatttttattcttaatatttttcttataaaacaaaaatagtaaaagaaaatatgaaagataCCATACCTCACAATATCCATGGAAAAGTTGATAGCTGTTGCTGGACTAAGTGTACCTTTATCCTTGAGGTACTGATGAAGATCACCCTATTTATGAACGAAACAGAAGTTCAATTTAAAGAAGTTCGCTAAATCAAAAACTAAGTTCACTCAATCTGAAGgagttatattttattcacaTACCCCTCTCAGATACTCAGTAATTAACATAAGGGGCTTCCTGTCAGTGACAGCTCCAAGAAACTGAACTATATTGGGGTGTCGAAGTTTCACTAACAAATTGACCTCATGCCTGAAGTCCTGActgtattaaaaattaacacACAAAATGAGATATCCAAAAAGCCTGTGACATACGATTTATATGCTGCAACACCCCTCCCCCCTCCCCaattcctttaattttttatcatttatcataAACATAGATGACTATGCATCCAATATCCAATAGGTTTAGAATAAATCATGAGTACATTCAGTAAAACACTTAAATAAATTGTCGAAATCTTTCCTAGTTCTGACAGATAACAGGTAAAAGTAAGCTACTAGACCTTCGTTTTAGCAACGTCACCAGTCACAAGCAATCTAAAGGCATTCGCCTCGCAAACAACGACCAACTAGCAAGCAAccaaattgaaacaaatgcTAGAGGCTAAAGAAAGAATCTCACATCACCAATCTGTCTTCTGAAAGAGATGGAAGAATACGTTTAACAGCAACTGGTGTTCCACGCCAATGGGCTTTTAAAATCTCACCAAAAGACCCCTTCatgaaacataaaaacataCACGAAAACATATTAAACCATTGGAAAAAGAGGTCTTTGCTAGTTTTGACATAGATCATATATATCCTTCACCAAATAAAATCTTGTTCAATCCAGGTAAGATTATTAGGGACTTTATCCTCAGACTGAACACATAAACAGAGcccttaaaaagaaaacaaaagaaagacaATGGAAAAAACACTTTTCAGTTGTTTCTGTTATTGGGATTTTTAAACACctgatttgaaaaagaaaagaaagaaaaagtactTCATTCATTTCAGATTAGAAACCGATTGATCTTtaatgtaaaattgttttagaaaacaGCTTTTAACACACAAAAAATCGTCTGCGGAATGAAACTGAACAGaaattttttcctttcttcccAGAATCATCGATAAAAAGACTTGAAACGCGACAACCGTCCTTCAATGAGATTACGCAGCAAATACTTCAAACTTGCCACTCTAGGGACTAAAGCATAGCACAAATCTATGTCAGTGTTATATAACAGTCGCAGAAATGTAGTGAAACAACGAGTTTGACCAAAGCAAAGAGCAGGCTTTGAAATTCGTTGACCAAAGTCAAACCAAGAAAACGAGCAGAAGCGAAACCTACCTTTCCAATTCTCGTGGAGGTGGAGAAGTCAAGCTCGGTAGGTTCGATTTCCCAGTCACACTTATTCGGCAACGGCGGCGGAACAGGCTTCGGTTCAAAATGGCTACCAGTTTGCCCCTGCAACGACCATCACCGTTCAAAATCAAACCTCAACTTCCCTCATCATTcacaacacaaacacagaaTTACACACAATACTTAAAAAAACCTCACATAAGAAGAGCCTCCATGAGATTGCAAAAGCTCGATCACATCAGTCTTCTTAGCTCCTTCCGCATCCGCCAGAGGCTGTTCACAACAACAACCAAAACCTAAAGTTCATTCACCATTTCACAATCATACATACAGTAAAATAACAATGCTGAGAGTAATAATcgtgattattatataatagtattaCGGTGTTTTTCCAACGATCTTGCGCGTTGACATCGGCGCCGAACTCGATCAAACACTTAGCGACGTCGATCCAGCCGTGGAGAGATGCGACGTGGAGCGGGGTGCGGTTGTCGTAATCCCTTGCCGTCACCAGCGAAGGATCCTCCTGCAGGAGCTTCCGCACCGCTGCGGCGTCGTTTTGGTGAGCATGCCACAGTATCAACGACGTCCGGCTCACCCTctgcttctccttctccttctccttatcACTATGGCTTCCCGAACTCATCGCTTCAAACTTAACCCTTTCTTCAACACTCGCCTAATTATATTAtcttcttctacttcctctCTTTTGCG contains:
- the LOC108337883 gene encoding integrin-linked protein kinase 1, with the protein product MSSGSHSDKEKEKEKQRVSRTSLILWHAHQNDAAAVRKLLQEDPSLVTARDYDNRTPLHVASLHGWIDVAKCLIEFGADVNAQDRWKNTPLADAEGAKKTDVIELLQSHGGSSYGQTGSHFEPKPVPPPLPNKCDWEIEPTELDFSTSTRIGKGSFGEILKAHWRGTPVAVKRILPSLSEDRLVIQDFRHEVNLLVKLRHPNIVQFLGAVTDRKPLMLITEYLRGGDLHQYLKDKGTLSPATAINFSMDIVRGMAYLHNEPNVIIHRDLKPRNVLLVNTSADHLKVGDFGLSKLITIQSSHDVYKMTGETGSYRYMAPEVFKHRRYDKKVDVYSFAMILYEMLEGEPPFANLEPYDGAKRAAEGQRPSFRSKGYINELQELTEQCWAHDVNQRPPFIEILKRLEKIKENLHSDHHWHLFAS
- the LOC108331718 gene encoding transmembrane emp24 domain-containing protein p24delta9, with the translated sequence MFIMIGGNPRPLLLLSLLLLVFFSSSTQSLRFELQSGHTKCISEDIKSNSMTVGKYLIVNHNEGQPLPDSHRVTVRVTSSYGNNYHYGDRVQTGQFAFAAAEAGDYMSCFWAIDHNPPITLTVDFDWKTGVAAKDWSNVAKKGQIDVMELELRKLQDSVASIHDEMFYLREREEEMQELNRATNSRMFWLSLLSLFVCLSVAGMQLWHLKTFFEKKKLI